The following proteins are co-located in the Pyxidicoccus xibeiensis genome:
- the bamA gene encoding outer membrane protein assembly factor BamA: MVEVRVEGNRRVEAEAIRRALRTKVGDVLAPARTSQDLRAVWGLGYFQNVELLVQRLDRGVAYVVRVEERPIVRAVQLRGNEELSQDDLKEEIDVKPATILDMELVRSSVQKIQAKYVEKGYFLAEVTHEIKPTEGGNVDVVFVTNERAKVMVKQITFLGAEKVSAETLKETMITREGGFFSFFTGEGTYRQEAFERDLQVISIAYYDRGFINVRVDKPTVQLSADKRFIYITIKVVEGEPYDIGKIDFSGDLLEDVPKEQMAALMRSRQGERFNRSQLSQDILSVSDVYYDRGFAYANINPITSVNAENRTVDLTFDVQKGPKVTIERINVIGNSKTRDKVIRRELRVYEGELYSGTGVRRSRERVTALGFFETVEITQRPGSADDTIILQVEVKEKATGTFQVGLGFSNVENFIFTAQISQNNFLGWGQSVSASAQISGLRSLVQLSFYDPYFLDTNYLLSAEFFRVQADYEGFIRNSTGGSVSIGYQFIDDLLGTIGYSREWVDVEAGQNLGAVLLANQFLSGVTSAARLSLSFDRRDNRLFPSRGFIHYGSVETAPAFLGGTFLFNRYTAYSRLYFPMPLGFVFKTNATIGYIQQLDQDKPLPISELYYVGGINSVRGYYLRSISPSVKVPRSGTPDATVTDFLVGGNKQLVFNFELEFPIFEKAGLRGVLFYDAGNAFATTERFFQDRQDKLPLGLFHSAGFGFRWFSPIGPLRFEWGIPLTRRPEDDRILFEFTIGNFF; the protein is encoded by the coding sequence GTGGTGGAGGTCCGCGTCGAGGGCAACCGCCGCGTCGAGGCCGAGGCCATCCGCCGCGCGCTGCGCACCAAGGTGGGGGACGTGCTCGCTCCCGCCCGCACCTCGCAGGACCTGCGGGCCGTCTGGGGCCTGGGGTACTTCCAGAACGTCGAGCTGCTCGTGCAGCGGCTGGACCGGGGCGTCGCCTACGTCGTCCGCGTGGAGGAGCGGCCCATCGTCCGCGCCGTGCAGCTGCGCGGCAACGAGGAGCTCAGCCAGGACGACCTGAAGGAGGAGATCGACGTCAAGCCCGCCACCATCCTGGACATGGAGCTGGTGCGCTCCAGCGTGCAGAAGATCCAGGCGAAGTACGTGGAGAAGGGCTACTTCCTGGCGGAGGTCACCCACGAGATCAAGCCCACCGAGGGTGGCAACGTGGACGTGGTCTTCGTCACCAACGAGCGCGCCAAGGTGATGGTGAAGCAGATCACCTTCCTCGGCGCGGAGAAGGTCTCCGCGGAGACCCTCAAGGAGACGATGATCACCCGCGAGGGTGGCTTCTTCTCCTTCTTCACCGGAGAGGGCACCTACCGGCAGGAGGCCTTCGAGCGTGACCTGCAGGTCATCTCCATCGCCTACTACGACCGGGGCTTCATCAACGTCCGGGTGGACAAGCCCACCGTCCAGCTCTCCGCGGACAAGCGCTTCATCTACATCACCATCAAGGTCGTCGAGGGCGAGCCCTACGACATCGGGAAGATCGACTTCTCCGGCGACCTGCTGGAGGACGTGCCCAAGGAGCAGATGGCGGCGCTGATGCGCTCCCGCCAGGGCGAGCGCTTCAACCGCTCGCAGCTCTCGCAGGACATCCTCTCCGTCTCGGACGTCTATTACGACCGCGGCTTCGCGTACGCGAACATCAACCCCATCACCAGCGTCAACGCGGAGAACCGCACGGTGGACCTGACCTTCGACGTCCAGAAGGGCCCCAAGGTCACCATCGAGCGCATCAACGTCATCGGCAACAGCAAGACCCGCGACAAGGTCATCCGCCGCGAGCTGCGCGTGTACGAGGGCGAGCTCTACAGCGGCACCGGCGTGCGCCGCAGCCGCGAGCGCGTCACCGCCCTGGGCTTCTTCGAGACGGTGGAGATCACCCAGCGCCCGGGCAGCGCCGACGACACCATCATCCTGCAGGTGGAGGTGAAGGAGAAGGCGACCGGCACCTTCCAGGTGGGCCTGGGCTTCTCCAACGTGGAGAACTTCATCTTCACGGCGCAGATCTCCCAGAACAACTTCCTGGGCTGGGGCCAGAGCGTCTCCGCGTCCGCGCAGATCTCCGGCCTGCGCTCGCTCGTCCAGCTGTCCTTCTACGACCCATACTTCCTGGACACGAACTACCTCTTGTCCGCGGAGTTCTTCCGGGTCCAGGCGGACTACGAGGGCTTCATCCGCAACTCGACGGGTGGCAGCGTCTCCATCGGCTACCAGTTCATCGACGACCTGCTGGGCACCATCGGCTACTCGCGCGAGTGGGTGGACGTGGAGGCCGGCCAGAACCTGGGCGCGGTGCTGCTGGCCAACCAGTTCCTGTCCGGCGTCACCAGCGCGGCCCGCCTGTCGCTGTCCTTCGACCGGCGCGACAACCGGCTCTTCCCGTCGCGCGGCTTCATCCACTACGGCTCGGTGGAGACGGCCCCTGCCTTCCTGGGCGGCACGTTCCTCTTCAACCGGTACACGGCCTACTCGCGCCTGTACTTCCCGATGCCGCTGGGCTTCGTCTTCAAGACGAACGCCACCATTGGCTACATCCAGCAGCTGGACCAGGACAAGCCGCTGCCCATCTCCGAGCTCTACTACGTCGGCGGCATCAACAGCGTCCGTGGCTACTACCTGCGCAGCATCAGCCCCTCGGTGAAGGTGCCCCGCTCGGGCACTCCGGATGCCACCGTCACCGACTTCCTGGTGGGCGGCAACAAGCAGCTCGTCTTCAACTTCGAGCTGGAGTTCCCCATCTTCGAGAAGGCCGGCCTGCGCGGCGTGCTCTTCTACGACGCGGGCAACGCCTTCGCGACGACCGAGCGCTTCTTCCAGGACCGACAGGACAAGCTGCCCCTCGGCCTCTTCCACTCCGCGGGCTTCGGTTTCCGGTGGTTCTCTCCCATCGGCCCCCTGCGCTTCGAGTGGGGCATCCCGCTCACCAGGCGGCCGGAAGATGACCGGATTCTGTTCGAGTTCACTATCGGCAACTTCTTCTGA
- a CDS encoding OmpH family outer membrane protein, whose amino-acid sequence MSLRTTIAAAAAVLSFAMPVAASAAEQKVAFVDLQRVLLEVDDGKAAKGRLQKWLDERQKEIDKEQEALRKEKEVLDKQASAMSPDTKAQKEGELQRKVMILAQKWEKSRAEAANKERQEMEPIIGKIDQVIAGIAERDDLSFVLEKRDSGIVFARSQHDISNEVIRAYNSAKKPAAAAKDAPTKK is encoded by the coding sequence ATGTCGCTTCGCACCACCATCGCGGCCGCGGCCGCCGTCCTGTCGTTCGCCATGCCGGTGGCCGCTTCCGCCGCCGAGCAGAAGGTTGCCTTCGTGGATCTGCAGCGCGTCCTGCTCGAGGTGGACGACGGCAAGGCCGCCAAGGGCCGCCTCCAGAAGTGGCTCGACGAGCGCCAGAAGGAAATCGACAAGGAGCAGGAGGCCCTCCGCAAGGAGAAGGAGGTCCTCGACAAGCAGGCCAGCGCGATGAGCCCGGACACCAAGGCCCAGAAGGAAGGCGAGCTCCAGCGCAAGGTGATGATCCTCGCGCAGAAGTGGGAGAAGAGCCGGGCCGAGGCCGCCAACAAGGAGCGGCAGGAGATGGAGCCCATCATCGGCAAGATTGACCAGGTCATCGCCGGCATCGCCGAGCGTGACGACCTGTCCTTCGTGCTGGAGAAGCGCGACTCGGGCATCGTCTTCGCCCGCTCGCAGCACGACATCTCCAACGAGGTCATTCGCGCGTACAACAGCGCGAAGAAGCCGGCCGCGGCGGCGAAGGACGCCCCGACGAAGAAGTAG
- a CDS encoding ABC transporter ATP-binding protein: protein MSLLSIRNVFKSYFLHGKRIDVLRGVSLDIEKGSLVSLVGASGAGKSTFLHVLGTLDAPAAGEVLFDGRSVFAMNDAEVAEFRNRTIGFVFQSHYLLPEFTALENVAMPALIQRRERTGAYAYARELLERVGLGQRVDHRPGELSGGEAQRVALARALVLKPAVLLADEPTGNLDPATGEGIHQLLREVNRELGITAVVVTHNETLARSMPRRLRLAAGEVSEA, encoded by the coding sequence ATGTCGCTCCTGTCCATCCGCAACGTCTTCAAGAGCTACTTCCTCCATGGGAAGCGCATCGACGTGCTGCGTGGTGTGTCGCTGGACATCGAGAAGGGCTCGCTCGTCTCCCTGGTGGGCGCGTCCGGCGCGGGGAAGAGCACCTTCCTCCACGTGCTGGGCACGCTGGACGCCCCGGCCGCCGGCGAGGTCCTCTTCGACGGCCGCTCCGTCTTCGCCATGAACGACGCGGAGGTGGCCGAGTTCCGCAACCGGACCATCGGCTTCGTCTTCCAGAGCCACTACCTGCTGCCCGAGTTCACCGCCCTGGAGAACGTGGCGATGCCCGCCCTCATCCAGCGCCGGGAGCGCACCGGCGCCTACGCCTACGCCCGCGAGCTGCTGGAGCGGGTGGGGCTGGGCCAGCGCGTGGACCACCGCCCCGGCGAGCTGTCCGGCGGCGAGGCCCAGCGCGTGGCCCTGGCCCGCGCCCTGGTGCTCAAGCCCGCCGTCCTGCTGGCCGACGAGCCGACCGGCAACCTGGACCCCGCCACCGGCGAGGGCATCCACCAGCTGCTTCGTGAAGTAAACCGCGAGCTGGGCATCACCGCCGTGGTGGTGACCCACAACGAGACGCTTGCTCGCTCCATGCCCCGCCGCCTGAGGTTGGCTGCGGGCGAGGTGTCGGAGGCGTGA
- the lpxD gene encoding UDP-3-O-(3-hydroxymyristoyl)glucosamine N-acyltransferase, which produces MQTPNPPRRLGELAAHVGGELLGDAGQLIHGLNGLEEAGPGDVSFYGNTRYRRQFEATRASAVLVGADAPPREGVALVRVPNPHLAYAKLLRLFHPASRPAAGVRPGAWVHPEATVHPEATVLPGASVDRGATVGARTVLYPGAYVGEDARVGEDCVLHPNVTVRERCVVGARVILHASSVVGADGFGFAFNPEGEAGPEHFKIPQVGIVRIEDDVEVGACTCIDRATVGETVVGRGTKLDNLVQIAHNVRVGPLSLICAQAGVSGSAEIGTGVVLAGQVGVVGHIRVGDLAKVGAQSGVAHDVEDGQVVSGSPAVPHRDWLRASAAAGQVADLLKEVRALRRRVETLEKEKGE; this is translated from the coding sequence GTGCAGACTCCGAACCCCCCCCGCCGGCTCGGGGAGCTCGCCGCCCACGTCGGGGGGGAGCTCCTCGGGGACGCCGGCCAGCTCATCCATGGTCTCAACGGGCTCGAGGAAGCAGGCCCGGGAGACGTGTCGTTCTACGGCAACACGCGCTACCGCCGGCAGTTCGAGGCCACCCGGGCCTCCGCCGTGCTGGTGGGCGCCGACGCGCCGCCCCGAGAGGGCGTGGCGCTGGTGCGGGTACCCAACCCCCACCTGGCCTACGCGAAGCTCTTGCGCCTGTTCCACCCGGCCTCCCGTCCGGCCGCGGGCGTGAGGCCCGGCGCCTGGGTGCATCCGGAGGCCACCGTCCATCCGGAGGCCACGGTGCTGCCGGGGGCCTCGGTGGACCGGGGCGCCACGGTGGGCGCGCGCACGGTGCTGTACCCCGGCGCCTACGTGGGCGAGGACGCCCGGGTGGGCGAGGACTGTGTCCTGCACCCCAACGTCACGGTGCGCGAGCGCTGCGTGGTGGGCGCGCGCGTCATCCTCCATGCCTCCAGCGTGGTGGGGGCGGACGGCTTCGGCTTCGCCTTCAACCCCGAGGGCGAGGCGGGCCCGGAGCACTTCAAGATTCCCCAGGTGGGCATCGTCCGCATCGAGGACGACGTGGAAGTGGGCGCCTGCACCTGCATCGACCGCGCGACGGTGGGCGAGACGGTGGTGGGGCGCGGCACGAAGCTCGACAACCTGGTGCAGATCGCCCACAACGTGAGGGTGGGCCCGCTGTCGCTCATCTGCGCGCAGGCCGGCGTGTCCGGCTCGGCGGAGATTGGCACCGGCGTGGTGCTGGCGGGGCAGGTGGGCGTGGTGGGCCACATCCGCGTGGGCGACCTGGCGAAGGTGGGCGCGCAGTCCGGCGTGGCGCACGACGTGGAGGACGGGCAGGTCGTGAGCGGCAGCCCGGCCGTGCCCCACCGGGACTGGCTCCGAGCCAGCGCGGCGGCGGGGCAGGTGGCGGACCTGCTCAAGGAAGTTCGCGCCCTGCGCCGCAGGGTGGAGACGCTCGAGAAGGAGAAGGGGGAGTGA
- the fabZ gene encoding 3-hydroxyacyl-ACP dehydratase FabZ: protein MDIGDIQNLLPHRYPFLLVDRVVEIIPGQKLTAYKNVTINEPFFNGHFPGQPVMPGVLILEALAQAMAILAYKSEGMDPNKKLTYLMGVDGARFRKPVLPGDRLHLDIEVVRHKGSVWKTKGTASVDGVRVAEGEFLATVVDKNAKADESAAS, encoded by the coding sequence ATGGACATCGGAGACATCCAGAACCTGCTGCCGCACCGGTACCCGTTCCTCCTGGTGGACCGGGTGGTGGAGATCATTCCCGGCCAGAAGCTGACGGCCTACAAGAACGTCACCATCAACGAGCCCTTCTTCAACGGCCACTTCCCGGGGCAGCCTGTCATGCCGGGCGTGCTCATCCTGGAGGCGTTGGCGCAGGCGATGGCCATCCTCGCCTACAAGAGCGAGGGAATGGACCCGAACAAGAAGCTCACCTACCTGATGGGCGTGGACGGGGCGCGCTTCCGCAAGCCCGTGCTGCCGGGCGACCGGCTGCACCTCGACATCGAGGTGGTGCGCCACAAGGGCTCCGTGTGGAAGACGAAGGGCACGGCGAGTGTCGATGGCGTGAGGGTCGCCGAGGGCGAGTTCCTGGCGACCGTCGTGGACAAGAACGCCAAGGCGGACGAGAGCGCGGCTTCCTGA